Proteins from a genomic interval of Mycolicibacterium grossiae:
- a CDS encoding GntR family transcriptional regulator, whose translation MPPRTAAKRTAPTRGGAARADGTAAARPDFVRPKTAQQAVAEALRQEITTGKLAPGSWIVQETLAERFGMSRIPVREALKTLEAEEYITYVPHSGYRVAKLSLDDLVEVFTLRAILEEALIRDAMPGVTDEIVDEMRSVNAEMDAALTAGDTIAVGVHNRQFHFLTFQQSRMARTKRIVTQLWNTADAYRPLYSPLLDMPRVCDEHELMIEAMAERDVERMVTLNHEHRAHAIDPIHRIFEPESGR comes from the coding sequence ATGCCACCGCGCACTGCCGCCAAGCGCACCGCCCCCACGCGTGGCGGCGCCGCGCGCGCCGACGGCACGGCCGCCGCGCGACCCGACTTCGTCCGGCCCAAGACCGCTCAGCAGGCCGTCGCCGAAGCGCTCCGACAGGAGATCACCACGGGCAAGCTCGCGCCGGGCAGCTGGATCGTGCAGGAAACGCTCGCCGAACGGTTCGGCATGTCGCGCATCCCCGTGCGCGAGGCGCTCAAGACCCTCGAGGCTGAGGAGTACATCACCTACGTGCCGCACAGCGGTTACCGCGTGGCGAAGCTGAGCCTCGACGACTTGGTAGAGGTCTTCACCCTGCGGGCCATCCTCGAGGAGGCGCTGATCCGCGATGCGATGCCGGGTGTCACCGACGAGATCGTCGACGAGATGCGCAGCGTCAACGCCGAGATGGACGCGGCACTGACGGCGGGGGACACCATCGCCGTGGGCGTGCACAACCGGCAGTTCCACTTCCTGACCTTTCAGCAGAGCCGGATGGCCCGCACCAAGCGCATCGTGACCCAGTTGTGGAACACCGCCGACGCCTACCGGCCGCTCTACTCGCCGCTGCTCGACATGCCGCGGGTGTGCGACGAGCACGAACTCATGATCGAGGCGATGGCCGAGCGCGACGTCGAGAGAATGGTCACGCTGAACCACGAGCACCGTGCGCACGCCATCGACCCCATCCACCGGATCTTCGAGCCGGAATCCGGCCGGTGA
- a CDS encoding RidA family protein, translating to MTVANRLTSMGLAVPVPPAPKGAYFPSRRCGDQLWVSGATARTPDAPALRGVVGADVAPEVARDQAARAALNLLGVVDAAVGLDAVTALLHLRGYVRATTDFDAHPAVLDGASRLLLDAFGDRVGAHARTAIGVASLPGGACVELELVLSVGGATD from the coding sequence GTGACGGTTGCCAACCGGCTGACCTCCATGGGCCTCGCGGTCCCGGTGCCACCGGCTCCGAAGGGCGCCTACTTCCCGTCTCGTCGCTGCGGTGATCAGCTCTGGGTGTCCGGGGCCACCGCGCGCACACCGGATGCACCGGCGCTGCGCGGCGTCGTCGGCGCCGACGTGGCGCCCGAGGTGGCCCGCGACCAGGCCGCGCGTGCTGCGCTCAACCTGCTCGGCGTGGTCGACGCCGCGGTCGGCCTGGACGCCGTGACCGCTCTGCTGCACCTGCGCGGTTACGTACGTGCGACAACGGATTTCGATGCGCATCCGGCGGTCCTGGACGGTGCGTCCCGCCTGCTACTCGACGCGTTCGGCGACCGCGTGGGCGCGCATGCCCGCACCGCGATCGGCGTCGCGTCGCTGCCCGGCGGCGCGTGCGTGGAGCTGGAGCTGGTCCTCAGCGTCGGTGGGGCGACGGACTGA
- a CDS encoding SRPBCC family protein, with translation MRLVNEFSVAAPLDAVWSVLTDIPTVVGCVPGAGLDRQEGADVHAHVAVKVGPVGMTLAGVATVVEQDDDAHRMLVRGTARDRRGNGATEASVQLTAREETGRSVVTVTTDLELSGRMAQFGTGVVTQVGNRIIGQFVRRLDAVIGGDGPTAADPDAPGTAVGHRGDGRTDVRAIALVGLAGVALGLALGRWADRLSPSPHRR, from the coding sequence ATGCGTCTGGTCAACGAATTCTCCGTCGCGGCGCCGCTCGACGCGGTGTGGTCGGTGCTCACCGACATCCCCACCGTCGTCGGCTGCGTGCCGGGCGCCGGCCTGGACCGCCAGGAGGGCGCCGACGTGCACGCCCACGTGGCAGTGAAGGTAGGCCCGGTGGGCATGACGCTGGCCGGCGTGGCGACCGTGGTGGAGCAGGACGACGACGCCCATCGAATGCTGGTGCGCGGCACGGCCCGTGACCGTAGAGGCAACGGTGCCACGGAGGCGAGCGTTCAGCTGACGGCACGCGAGGAGACCGGCCGCTCGGTGGTCACCGTGACCACCGACCTCGAACTGAGCGGCCGGATGGCGCAGTTCGGCACCGGCGTCGTCACCCAGGTCGGCAACCGGATCATCGGTCAGTTCGTCAGACGGCTCGACGCCGTCATCGGCGGCGACGGTCCCACCGCGGCGGACCCGGATGCACCCGGCACGGCGGTCGGCCACCGCGGCGACGGACGCACCGACGTACGGGCCATCGCGCTGGTCGGCCTCGCCGGAGTGGCACTGGGCCTCGCGCTCGGGCGGTGGGCGGACCGGCTCAGTCCGTCGCCCCACCGACGCTGA
- a CDS encoding LLM class flavin-dependent oxidoreductase, which yields MLSKGVGLFPTEPTGAMCSYVRLCEDLGYDNVWFGDSQNIWRESSTVMGAAAVGTERIVFGTGVTNAVTRHPSLLASTWATLAEFTNGRVALGIGTGDSSLRTMGLTPLKLAELERSIADLRALFRGEKVAEPTSGAEYHLNYLTGPVDIPIYIAASAPRILEMSGRIADGVIVLVGTAPHFISAALETIERGAAQSGRTLDDLHIVLWTPTAIGDDSTEARDLVRAHVSRVAIRPLPAKVDPALEKAIDRIRETYDYYEHMNTEAAHADLVPDELVDLFALAGTPDECAARLKDIESLGVDQVSIVPFVRPGQSREATIRTFADIVAGMTPATVGQPA from the coding sequence ATGCTGAGCAAGGGCGTCGGGCTGTTTCCCACCGAACCGACGGGGGCGATGTGTTCCTACGTCCGGTTGTGCGAAGACCTGGGCTACGACAACGTGTGGTTCGGCGATTCGCAGAACATCTGGCGGGAGTCCTCGACCGTGATGGGCGCGGCCGCGGTCGGTACCGAGCGGATCGTGTTCGGCACCGGAGTGACCAACGCCGTGACCCGGCACCCGTCGCTACTGGCTTCCACGTGGGCGACGCTCGCCGAGTTCACCAATGGCCGTGTCGCACTGGGCATCGGCACGGGCGATTCGTCACTGCGGACGATGGGCCTGACACCGCTGAAGCTGGCCGAACTCGAGCGGTCGATCGCCGATCTGCGCGCACTGTTTCGCGGCGAGAAGGTCGCCGAGCCGACCAGCGGTGCCGAATACCACCTGAACTACCTGACCGGCCCGGTGGACATCCCGATCTACATCGCGGCCTCGGCGCCGAGGATCCTCGAGATGTCCGGGCGCATCGCCGACGGCGTCATCGTCCTCGTCGGCACCGCTCCGCACTTCATCTCCGCAGCCCTGGAGACGATCGAACGCGGAGCGGCCCAGAGTGGCCGGACGCTCGACGACCTGCACATCGTGCTCTGGACGCCCACGGCGATCGGTGACGACAGCACCGAGGCGCGAGACCTGGTGCGCGCGCACGTGTCTCGCGTGGCGATCCGACCGCTGCCCGCCAAGGTGGACCCGGCGCTCGAGAAGGCGATCGACCGCATCCGCGAGACCTACGACTACTACGAGCACATGAACACCGAGGCAGCGCACGCCGACCTGGTGCCCGACGAACTCGTCGATCTGTTCGCCCTGGCGGGCACGCCCGACGAGTGCGCGGCACGGTTGAAGGACATCGAATCCCTGGGCGTCGACCAGGTGTCGATCGTTCCCTTCGTCCGTCCCGGGCAGAGCCGTGAGGCCACCATCCGCACCTTCGCCGACATCGTCGCCGGAATGACGCCCGCGACCGTGGGGCAGCCGGCGTGA
- a CDS encoding ABC transporter substrate-binding protein codes for MSRFPKVLGALAAVSALLVGATACADESSAPGGENGSGTDTLSISATGVDSLPFMAILQAGIDKKWFEEEGLKVDLFSGGGGGNTLRVVTSGDADMAIAGNSSVLLAAQQPNSNLTVIAPWFQMNDFSWISPPGRAISGATLGFSSAGSSTELLVKGLERELGDGIKSQAVGQMGDNWTAAKANQITAGWAMQPFIADKQASENAQVLVNSREVLGDLPADLVAVNTEYAQANPENLTKFFKVADRLNAWVVENPDEAATTIAPLVKVSPEVMKAAFRSSPDLAKGYSLKVDADGLKNLSELMVGAGQIDAPVDWATVLDQQYLPEDARASF; via the coding sequence ATGTCTCGATTCCCCAAGGTCCTCGGCGCTCTCGCCGCCGTATCCGCCCTCCTCGTCGGTGCCACCGCATGCGCCGACGAATCCTCCGCACCGGGAGGCGAAAACGGTTCGGGCACCGACACGTTGAGCATTTCGGCCACCGGCGTCGACAGCCTCCCGTTCATGGCCATCCTGCAGGCCGGCATCGACAAGAAGTGGTTCGAGGAGGAGGGGTTGAAGGTCGACCTGTTCTCCGGCGGTGGCGGCGGCAACACGCTGCGGGTCGTCACCAGCGGCGACGCCGACATGGCCATCGCCGGTAACAGCTCCGTGCTCCTCGCTGCGCAGCAACCGAATTCGAACCTCACGGTAATCGCACCCTGGTTTCAGATGAACGACTTCTCCTGGATCAGCCCGCCCGGGCGCGCCATCTCCGGAGCCACTCTCGGCTTCAGTTCCGCGGGCTCGTCGACCGAACTGCTGGTGAAGGGTCTGGAACGCGAACTCGGCGACGGCATCAAGTCGCAGGCCGTCGGGCAGATGGGCGACAACTGGACGGCGGCCAAGGCCAATCAGATCACCGCGGGCTGGGCCATGCAGCCGTTCATCGCCGACAAGCAGGCCAGTGAGAACGCCCAGGTGTTGGTGAACTCCCGCGAGGTGCTCGGCGACCTGCCCGCCGACCTGGTCGCGGTGAACACCGAGTACGCCCAGGCCAACCCCGAGAACCTGACCAAGTTCTTCAAGGTGGCCGACCGCCTCAATGCGTGGGTGGTCGAGAACCCCGACGAGGCCGCGACCACCATCGCGCCCTTGGTGAAGGTCTCGCCGGAAGTGATGAAGGCGGCGTTCCGCAGCAGCCCCGACCTGGCCAAGGGATACTCGCTGAAGGTGGACGCCGACGGCCTGAAGAACCTCTCGGAACTCATGGTGGGTGCCGGTCAGATCGACGCTCCCGTCGACTGGGCCACGGTGCTCGATCAGCAGTACCTGCCCGAGGATGCCCGAGCGTCCTTCTGA
- a CDS encoding ABC transporter ATP-binding protein, with protein sequence MSGVSVVFDTPARTVTAVTGIDQTIPHSSFVSIVGPSGCGKSTLLAVVSGLQKATTGTVSVGGRPVTGPDPKIGVVFQEDSTLPWRTVEENVAFAMEMIGTPKATRRQRAGDAIELVGLAGFEKSYPSQLSGGMRQRVALARTLAVQPEVVLMDEPFAALDQQTRLFLGAEVRQIWARTKQTIMFVTHDISEAILLSQQVWVMSYRPGTIIDVVDIDLPGERDASVVSTPRFNELHNRIWGSLQAESMRGFQQQEAGTEAATT encoded by the coding sequence ATGAGCGGCGTTTCGGTCGTGTTCGACACGCCCGCCCGCACGGTCACCGCCGTCACCGGCATCGACCAGACCATCCCGCACTCGAGCTTCGTCTCGATCGTCGGGCCCAGCGGCTGCGGCAAGTCGACGCTCCTGGCAGTGGTGTCGGGACTGCAGAAGGCGACCACCGGCACGGTCAGCGTCGGCGGGCGGCCCGTCACCGGACCGGATCCCAAGATCGGCGTCGTGTTCCAGGAGGACTCCACACTGCCGTGGCGCACGGTCGAGGAGAACGTCGCGTTCGCGATGGAGATGATCGGTACGCCGAAGGCGACCCGTCGCCAACGGGCCGGCGACGCCATCGAACTCGTCGGCCTCGCCGGCTTCGAGAAGTCCTACCCGTCGCAGTTGTCCGGCGGCATGCGTCAGCGCGTCGCGCTGGCACGCACCCTCGCGGTGCAACCGGAAGTGGTGTTGATGGACGAGCCGTTCGCCGCCCTCGACCAGCAGACCCGGCTGTTCCTCGGTGCGGAGGTCCGCCAGATCTGGGCCCGCACCAAGCAGACCATCATGTTCGTCACGCACGACATCTCGGAGGCGATCCTGCTGTCCCAGCAGGTGTGGGTGATGTCCTACCGGCCGGGCACGATCATCGACGTCGTCGACATCGACCTGCCCGGCGAGCGTGACGCCTCGGTGGTGTCCACACCGCGCTTCAACGAATTGCACAACCGGATCTGGGGTTCGCTGCAGGCCGAGTCGATGCGCGGCTTCCAGCAGCAGGAGGCCGGCACGGAGGCGGCGACCACGTGA
- a CDS encoding ABC transporter permease, translated as MTASSTSFVATDDLPAEPVPAADGPSSGTGRRRGVPTLVWSVLATVGLIAAFTVLAEIGSRAGWWNDHVLPAPSVVFGALGRLLGEPQFWLDAQRTGVEVAVSIVFGCLLGFVAGLLFWKVPLLGRVFEPYLVSFYAVPLVLFYPVMIVLVGINAMSVIILATIMAAIPMALNTAVGLNQMPPVYLKLARSLRASPRQTLFAIAIPAAGPYIVAGLRLAVVYALIGTIAMEFTTAQAGLGYRIRYLYEIFDNTQMFAYIVVVLLLSCVLTIALAAVERVLLKGRNA; from the coding sequence GTGACCGCCTCCTCGACGTCCTTCGTGGCCACCGACGACCTGCCCGCCGAACCCGTGCCCGCCGCCGACGGCCCGTCCTCGGGCACCGGCCGCCGGCGCGGCGTCCCCACACTGGTGTGGAGCGTCCTGGCCACGGTCGGTCTCATCGCGGCCTTCACGGTCCTCGCCGAGATCGGATCGCGCGCCGGCTGGTGGAACGACCACGTCCTACCCGCCCCGTCGGTGGTGTTCGGCGCACTCGGACGCCTGCTCGGCGAGCCGCAGTTCTGGCTCGACGCGCAACGCACCGGTGTCGAGGTGGCCGTCTCGATCGTCTTCGGCTGCCTCCTGGGATTCGTTGCCGGACTGCTGTTCTGGAAGGTGCCCCTGCTCGGCCGGGTGTTCGAGCCCTATCTGGTGTCGTTCTATGCCGTCCCGCTCGTGCTCTTCTACCCCGTGATGATCGTGCTCGTCGGCATCAACGCAATGTCGGTGATCATCCTCGCCACGATCATGGCCGCGATTCCGATGGCACTGAACACCGCCGTCGGGCTCAATCAGATGCCGCCGGTCTACCTGAAACTCGCACGGTCGCTGCGCGCGTCGCCGCGCCAGACGCTGTTCGCGATCGCCATCCCGGCCGCCGGGCCCTACATCGTGGCGGGCCTGCGGCTGGCCGTCGTGTACGCCCTCATCGGCACCATCGCGATGGAGTTCACCACGGCACAGGCCGGATTGGGGTACCGCATCCGCTACCTCTACGAGATCTTCGACAACACGCAGATGTTCGCCTACATCGTGGTGGTGCTACTGCTGTCGTGCGTCCTCACCATCGCCCTCGCCGCCGTCGAGCGGGTACTGCTGAAGGGTAGGAACGCGTGA
- a CDS encoding ABC transporter permease, whose protein sequence is MTATVPPPTAETAAAPPHRFSVRALLANQFVGAALLAVLVVIAWEVMSGLTFVIPSPVQTITVLFANLSDPTYLFDLRVTAQSVLLAFVIGTAVGGGTGLLLGLSARLRMLFEPLLIIVNGIPKIVLYPVLLPIFSLSGSKVVMGVLFALFPVLVNVSTGVQEIPRVYWKLARSVRANAWQTLVHVIFPAIRRPLLTGIRLAVSLAVVGVVLSEFFATRRGLGRVVLQAYSHGDYPSMVATIMLLITISFGISIALWQWEKRIH, encoded by the coding sequence GTGACCGCCACCGTGCCGCCACCCACCGCCGAGACCGCCGCCGCGCCGCCGCACCGCTTCTCGGTCCGGGCGCTGCTGGCCAACCAGTTCGTCGGGGCCGCGCTGCTCGCCGTGCTGGTCGTCATCGCGTGGGAGGTGATGTCCGGCCTGACGTTCGTGATCCCGTCGCCGGTTCAGACGATCACCGTGCTGTTCGCCAACCTGTCGGATCCGACGTACCTGTTCGACCTGCGGGTGACCGCGCAGTCGGTGTTGCTGGCGTTCGTGATCGGCACCGCGGTGGGCGGGGGCACGGGTCTGCTGCTGGGCCTGTCGGCCCGGTTGCGGATGCTCTTCGAGCCGCTGCTCATCATCGTCAACGGCATCCCGAAGATCGTGCTCTACCCGGTGCTGCTACCCATCTTCAGCCTGTCCGGATCGAAGGTGGTCATGGGCGTGCTGTTCGCGCTGTTCCCGGTGCTCGTCAACGTGTCGACCGGCGTGCAGGAGATTCCGCGCGTCTACTGGAAGCTGGCCCGCTCGGTGCGTGCGAATGCCTGGCAGACGCTGGTCCACGTCATCTTCCCCGCCATCCGCCGTCCACTGCTCACCGGCATTCGGCTCGCGGTCAGCCTCGCCGTGGTCGGCGTCGTGCTCTCGGAGTTCTTCGCGACCCGGCGCGGACTGGGCCGGGTGGTGCTGCAGGCCTACAGCCACGGCGACTACCCGTCGATGGTCGCGACCATCATGCTGCTCATCACCATCTCCTTCGGCATCTCGATCGCACTGTGGCAGTGGGAGAAGCGAATCCATTGA